A single window of Doryrhamphus excisus isolate RoL2022-K1 chromosome 5, RoL_Dexc_1.0, whole genome shotgun sequence DNA harbors:
- the LOC131129284 gene encoding leucine-rich repeat-containing protein 15-like yields MALPFIFPALLLLCSLSVAVWSCPDGCQCKEDQILCVGISRVPQTPTSTTAFYLSNCSISSLTPDDFTSLTNALSVWVKDCVLREVHPGTFDSTLNLKALVLTGTELQDLHEDLFRNLQQLETLNVNTNKLLVLHPKWFSPIKRLTALDLSRNQLTSIPEETFHPLTELVYLLLAGNSIGQLPRGTFKGLSKLKYLRLNRNVLQQVPSGCFDDLKNLEELSLHDNRITHLQHDLFSKTPNLQKLFLSNNQLRTLPQGLFLHLPLLAQISLYENRLESLSSGVFGPMALQELWLYDNKLSRVEDDTFRNLTRLQLLVLSRNRIGHVSADAFRGLEQIGEISLHTNLLRNVQAGTFRGLPKLRNISLEHNFITQLPVGFLQGLSHLGQIDLNNNSLPNLPQETLDAISVAEEILLHRNPWRCDEDIVPLRNWLRKHPTKTNQSQVICDTPLGLSGEVIAMLTEEDLNLKSSTQQTLLTSEDLPAVKTTSSTESEAVTRSGHGEEGQISGRTSIILIAIAVVATAVISAAVIGCLCWRRKRKGRGDIGHRGRSSVL; encoded by the coding sequence ATGGCGCTCCCATTCATCTTCCCTGCGCTCCTGCTGCTCTGTTCCCTCAGTGTTGCTGTGTGGTCATGTCCCGATGGATGCCAATGTAAAGAAGACCAAATCTTATGTGTTGGAATCTCACGTGTTCCTCAAACACCGACGTCCACCACGGCCTTCTACTTGTCCAACTGCAGCATCTCCTCCCTGACGCCAGATGACTTCACTTCTCTGACCAACGCGTTAAGCGTTTGGGTTAAAGACTGTGTTTTGAGGGAGGTTCACCCTGGAACGTTTGATTCCACTCTGAACCTCAAGGCCTTAGTGCTTACTGGAACAGAATTGCAAGATCTGCACGAGGACCTGTTCCGGAATCTTCAGCAGCTTGAGACTCTGAACGTGAATACCAACAAGCTCCTTGTACTTCATCCAAAATGGTTCTCCCCAATCAAAAGACTGACTGCCCTTGATCTGAGTCGGAACCAGTTGACCTCCATACCTGAGGAAACCTTTCACCCTCTGACTGAGCTGGTGTACCTTTTGCTAGCAGGTAACAGTATCGGTCAGTTACCAAGAGGGACCTTCAAAGGTCTTTCAAAGCTCAAGTACCTTCGGCTAAACAGAAATGTACTACAGCAAGTCCCCAGCGGGTGTTTTGATGACCTCAAAAACCTGGAGGAACTATCCTTACACGACAACCGCATCACTCATCTCCAACACGACCTGTTCTCCAAGACGCCCAACCTCCAAAAGCTGTTCCTTTCCAACAACCAACTGAGAACTCTTCCTCAAGGACTCTTCCTGCACCTCCCCCTCCTGGCCCAGATCTCCTTGTATGAGAACCGGTTGGAGAGCTTGTCTTCTGGGGTGTTTGGTCCCATGGCCCTGCAGGAGTTGTGGCTTTACGACAACAAGCTGAGTCGAGTCGAGGACGACACCTTCAGAAACCTGACGCGGTTACAACTCCTGGTGCTCAGCCGCAACCGGATCGGCCACGTATCCGCCGATGCCTTTCGAGGGTTGGAACAGATCGGTGAAATATCCCTGCACACCAACCTGCTCAGGAACGTACAAGCTGGGACATTCCGAGGTCTTCCCAAGCTGAGAAACATCTCCTTGGAGCACAATTTCATCACTCAACTGCCTGTTGGGTTTCTCCAAGGTCTGAGCCACCTGGGGCAGATAGACCTGAATAACAACTCTCTTCCCAACCTGCCGCAGGAAACGCTGGACGCCATCTCTGTGGCAGAGGAGATACTGCTTCATCGGAACCCTTGGAGGTGTGACGAGGACATTGTGCCTCTGAGGAACTGGCTGAGAAAGCACCCAACCAAGACCAACCAAAGCCAAGTGATATGCGACACGCCCTTGGGCCTAAGCGGGGAGGTCATTGCCATGCTGACGGAGGAGGACTTGAACCTGAAGAGTTCCACGCAGCAAACGCTACTCACCTCAGAGGACTTGCCTGCCGTCAAGACCACGTCTTCCACAGAGTCAGAAGCGGTCACAAGAAGCGGACACGGGGAAGAGGGGCAAATCTCCGGCCGTACTTCCATCATCCTCATCGCCATCGCAGTCGTCGCCACGGCCGTCATCAGCGCCGCTGTCATTGGTTGTCTATGCTGGAGAAGGAAGAGAAAAGGAAGAGGAGATATTGGACATCGGGGCAGGAGCTCTGTGCTGTAG